In Halodesulfovibrio aestuarii DSM 17919 = ATCC 29578, the genomic stretch ACTTCTAGCACTTCCTGTACTCTTCACCTCGTTCGGTTTTCATGCCTCCATTCCCAGCGTCGTCAGCTTTGTAGGTGAAAATAAAAAATCTCTGGTTACAATTCTTGTCATAGGCAGCAGTATCCCCGGCCTCTGTTACGTTACATGGTTAATGCTCTCTCTTGGTAGCGCAACACCGGCGCAGCTTGCAGGCATGGCTAACGTAGATGCTCTTATTAGCCTTATCAGTAACGGATCAACATGGCTTGGAAGAATTGTATCTGTATTTGCAGTACTCGCACTTATCACGTCTTTCTTCGGAGTGTCCCTTGGATTGTTCGATCTCGTTGCAGAAACCTTCAAACGCAGTAATGACAACGTCAGCCGCGCGGGAACAAGCGCACTGGTTTTCCTCCCCCCTCTTGCCGCATCCGTTTTAGCACCACACGGTTTTATCGCTGCACTTTCCCATGCCGGTGCTGCACTTGCCGTCATCGCAATTTTTCTCCCATGTATCATGGTACTCAAAATGCGCTCTGAGGGTAAAAGTCAGCAATTTAGGGCAATAGGAGGCAGTCCCGCCGTTATTACAAGCTTTGTCTTCGGTCTTGTTATTATTGCAGCAAACTACTTGTAACTAGCCTTTTTCATTGCATATAAGGTAACAAAAAAGCTCCTGCATGTTATGCAGGAGCTTTTTTTCATACCAACTACCCTTTAAAATTATATCCCATTAGCATAGCATCAAAACAGCTTTTTCAGAAAAACCGTTCCGTAATAATATTGATGACAGTTCTGTACCTAACCTACTATAATGATTCATTGTAAAACACTACAAACTATCATCACAAAAGCAGATATCATTTTTTGCATGCTGGAATATTCTTACATTCACAACAGACCATAGGGTAAAACCCTGTTTTGGAGATCTGCAAGTTTTTCTCACATTGAATAAACAACTTTTCCCTACTTCGAAGACTGGAAAACGTAACACTCTAACCAGCAAACACATTTTTTACGGATCAACTGCCCATGAATGACGAACCAAATAAAGCCCCGACGGATTTTCAAAAGCTGACGCTGTTACTTGCAGAAAAACGTACAGCGCACACCACATTACGATCCGGCATCGCTCTGTGCGCTTTCTCTATGACGGTTATATCTTTCATTCTTCTGAAGGGATCAAAAATATCGAGTAATTTAGAAGGAGTAATCTTCACAATTCTCGGATCCGGCAGTATCATTATGCTTATTTTTGGAATTTACTTTATCCGCAGAGGATTTACCCGCATGCAATTCCACGACACTCTGATTAATCAGATTCTTTATACAAACCAGGAAGCCAGCGCCTTATTTTACCACACCAGAAAACGTAATAATGTACATCCAAACAGAACAGGTATGCATCATGAAGTCGTGTTTCACTTTGATAAAGGCAACATTGAACTTGATATGGCTATCAGGAATATAGAAAACTATTTCGGAGAACTTTCAAATCAAAAGTTTACTGTATATTTTGTGGTAACTGGTCCCGGTATAAAATTACTAGTTAAAGAGAACCCTCATGCTCAAAGATTAACAGAACTCACAAATCTTGGCTTACAAATAAAAGTATGCCGTAATGCAATGCGTGATTTTCAGATTGAACCTGACAGGGTACTA encodes the following:
- a CDS encoding amino acid permease; the protein is MSSKNIGAISIVAGTAIGAGMLGLPMVIGSLGFVTGCLAMLVMWALAIFSGLMLIEINLELGSGVNFNHMTREILGRPGQIIATGSVFFLAYCLLVAYMTGMGGIISNALTIDARIGSAAFAIISAIIFFIGTNALVSANKILFIIMLSAMVASFTCLGGHISLQNLNMGTPTPKGLLLALPVLFTSFGFHASIPSVVSFVGENKKSLVTILVIGSSIPGLCYVTWLMLSLGSATPAQLAGMANVDALISLISNGSTWLGRIVSVFAVLALITSFFGVSLGLFDLVAETFKRSNDNVSRAGTSALVFLPPLAASVLAPHGFIAALSHAGAALAVIAIFLPCIMVLKMRSEGKSQQFRAIGGSPAVITSFVFGLVIIAANYL
- a CDS encoding DsrE family protein, which gives rise to MNDEPNKAPTDFQKLTLLLAEKRTAHTTLRSGIALCAFSMTVISFILLKGSKISSNLEGVIFTILGSGSIIMLIFGIYFIRRGFTRMQFHDTLINQILYTNQEASALFYHTRKRNNVHPNRTGMHHEVVFHFDKGNIELDMAIRNIENYFGELSNQKFTVYFVVTGPGIKLLVKENPHAQRLTELTNLGLQIKVCRNAMRDFQIEPDRVLPTVKIISSGLLEIIDLQHKGYAYIKL